The Verrucomicrobiales bacterium genomic interval GTCCCTCGTGGAACCCCCATCTGGCGGTTCCAGCCAGGTTTCGATCGCGAACTGACGCTGGCGGATTTCCAGTCGCTCCCCCCTATCATCCAGGAACATGTTCGTTGGTTCGCATTCCTCGACCCTCAGACGCATCGTTTCGTCCTCGGGGGCGACCACTCCTGCTTTATGAATCATTCGGCCGAACCGAACACCGGTGCCCCGTCCGACGCTGTGCCTCCCATCGCCACTGTGGCCATGCGCGATATCGCCGCCGGGGAGGAAATAACCTGCAACTACGATACCTTCGACGCAGAGAGCGGGCGCAAATTAGGGAAATGACGGGCTTTAAATGAGGGATTTTAGACTCTTTACTGTGTACAGAACTCCACCCCCCCTCGCGAACGGGGCTACGCCTATGGAGTGCTGTAGCCCTCTACAGCTTTTCAGCCCCTGACGGAGTCAGGTTCCTCCAAGCGGGGCGCCGCGATCGCCTCCACGTCGAATCTCCCCTTCCGCAGCCCGC includes:
- a CDS encoding SET domain-containing protein-lysine N-methyltransferase, giving the protein MMLIRTRVRPSAIHGMGLFAVEPVPRGTPIWRFQPGFDRELTLADFQSLPPIIQEHVRWFAFLDPQTHRFVLGGDHSCFMNHSAEPNTGAPSDAVPPIATVAMRDIAAGEEITCNYDTFDAESGRKLGK